One genomic segment of Ignavibacteriota bacterium includes these proteins:
- the bshC gene encoding bacillithiol biosynthesis cysteine-adding enzyme BshC — translation MQVDFSQIPGMSELYIDYVNDFEKVKNFYEINFRDENFYEKIFNNIKNRNGNEIVEIIKKQYNNFSASEKTKSNIELLKKENTIAVFTGQQLGLFGGPLYTIYKIFTAIKLSEYLNEKFKDHNFIPIFWMAGDDHDFEEIANLKLLNNENEIETILYNDKILNEENNGSVGSLKFSDSINDFNNRIINSLRQTEFIKEVIDFSKEVFDRNLTIAESFFKFIHKIFDETGLVIFNPQDKEVKKLLIPIFRKELTDYKIHTKDILLRSVELDENYHSQVKVKPINLFFSDETGRHLIEPIEDEFRLKGKRKRITSTEIFNLLEEKPECFSPNVLLRPICEDYLFPTGFYVAGPGEINYYAQAIPLYKHFNLQHPFIFPRASATILESNIAKILMKYNVSTAQFFGDFQKLIDEILNNISDNSIEKMFTDASENIQNILNNLSNSLETIDKTLSDSSKNASEKIIHQLEILKSKSLKSQEVKFEATIRQLKKAKNNIYPNDNLQERELGIINFINKYGFDFFDWLYNELDIHEFKHQILEL, via the coding sequence ATGCAAGTTGATTTTAGTCAAATTCCTGGAATGAGCGAACTTTATATTGATTATGTAAATGATTTTGAAAAAGTCAAAAATTTTTATGAGATAAATTTTAGAGATGAGAATTTTTATGAAAAGATTTTCAACAATATTAAAAATAGAAACGGAAATGAAATTGTTGAAATTATAAAAAAACAATACAATAATTTCTCAGCATCGGAAAAAACAAAATCCAATATTGAATTGCTGAAGAAAGAGAATACGATTGCCGTTTTTACCGGTCAGCAGCTTGGCTTATTTGGCGGTCCACTTTATACAATTTATAAAATTTTTACAGCAATAAAATTAAGTGAATATCTAAATGAGAAATTTAAAGATCACAATTTTATTCCTATTTTTTGGATGGCTGGCGACGATCATGATTTTGAGGAAATTGCAAATTTAAAACTTCTTAATAATGAAAATGAAATTGAGACAATTTTATATAATGATAAGATTCTAAATGAGGAAAATAATGGAAGCGTTGGTTCGTTAAAATTTTCAGACTCAATAAATGATTTTAATAATAGAATTATAAATTCTTTACGCCAAACTGAATTTATAAAGGAAGTTATAGATTTTTCGAAAGAAGTTTTTGATCGAAATCTAACAATTGCAGAATCTTTCTTTAAATTCATTCACAAAATTTTTGATGAAACCGGATTAGTAATTTTTAATCCGCAAGATAAAGAAGTAAAAAAATTATTAATTCCAATCTTTCGCAAAGAACTAACCGATTATAAAATTCACACAAAAGATATTTTGTTAAGAAGTGTTGAACTTGACGAAAATTATCATTCACAAGTAAAAGTAAAACCTATAAATTTATTTTTCTCTGATGAAACCGGAAGACATTTAATTGAACCAATTGAAGATGAATTTAGACTTAAAGGAAAAAGAAAAAGAATTACAAGCACAGAGATTTTCAATTTACTTGAAGAAAAGCCGGAATGTTTTAGTCCGAATGTTTTGTTGCGACCAATTTGTGAAGATTACCTTTTCCCAACCGGTTTTTATGTAGCTGGTCCCGGTGAAATAAATTATTATGCACAAGCAATTCCGCTATATAAACATTTTAATTTACAGCATCCGTTTATTTTTCCGCGCGCTTCGGCAACAATTTTAGAAAGCAATATTGCAAAAATATTAATGAAGTATAATGTAAGTACTGCACAATTTTTTGGTGATTTTCAAAAACTAATAGATGAAATTTTAAATAATATTTCTGATAACAGTATTGAAAAAATGTTTACTGATGCTTCAGAAAATATTCAAAACATTTTGAATAATTTATCAAATTCATTAGAAACAATTGATAAAACCTTGAGCGATTCTTCAAAAAATGCTTCCGAGAAAATTATTCATCAACTTGAAATTCTAAAATCAAAATCTCTTAAATCGCAAGAAGTTAAATTTGAAGCTACAATAAGACAGCTTAAAAAAGCAAAAAATAATATTTACCCAAATGATAATCTGCAAGAAAGAGAATTGGGAATTATAAATTTTATAAACAAATACGGATTTGATTTTTTCGATTGGCTATACAATGAATTGGATATTCATGAATTCAAACATCAAATTCTTGAATTGTAA
- the ettA gene encoding energy-dependent translational throttle protein EttA, which produces MSVDDKKVIYSMIGVSKYYDKKVILKNIYLSYFYGAKIGVLGLNGSGKSSLLKILAGVDKEFNGETAVSPGYTIGLLEQEPQLDETKTVKQIVEEGVQEIVDTLKQYDDINAKFAEEMTEDEMTELLEKQGKVQDKLDSMNAWDLDSRLDMAMNALGCPPGETSIKVLSGGEKRRVALCRLLLKKPDILLLDEPTNHLDAETVLWLESELNRYPGTVIAVTHDRYFLDNVAGWILELDRGEGIPWKGNYSSWLEQKQNKLKLEEKKETERQKTLQRELDWIKMSPRGRQAKSKARITSYENMLKDEKEQAQKELEIYIPAGPRLGNVVIQAENVSKSFGEKLLFENLNFSLPPGGIVGVIGTNGAGKTTLFRMIIEQENADSGNFKIGETVKLAYVDQSRDVLKSDKSVWEIISEGSDIIKLGNREMNSRAYVGQFNFAGGDQQKKVGVLSGGERNRVHLARVLKEGANVILLDEPTNDLDVNTMRALEEGLLNFAGCSVVISHDRWFLDRICTHILAFEGNSQVVWFEGNFSDYEENKKERLGSAADIPQRIKYKKLVR; this is translated from the coding sequence ATGAGTGTTGATGATAAAAAAGTAATTTACTCAATGATTGGCGTGAGTAAATATTATGATAAAAAAGTTATACTTAAAAATATTTATCTTTCTTATTTCTACGGTGCTAAAATTGGAGTTCTTGGTCTAAACGGATCTGGTAAAAGTTCACTTCTAAAAATTCTTGCCGGAGTTGATAAAGAATTTAACGGAGAAACAGCAGTTTCTCCCGGCTATACAATTGGATTGCTTGAACAAGAACCGCAACTTGATGAAACAAAAACCGTAAAACAAATTGTTGAAGAGGGAGTACAAGAAATTGTAGATACTTTGAAACAATATGATGATATTAATGCAAAATTTGCTGAAGAAATGACCGAAGATGAAATGACTGAATTGCTCGAAAAGCAAGGAAAAGTTCAAGATAAATTAGATTCTATGAATGCGTGGGATTTAGACTCGCGATTAGATATGGCGATGAATGCATTAGGTTGCCCTCCAGGAGAAACATCAATTAAAGTACTTTCCGGCGGTGAAAAAAGAAGAGTTGCTTTATGCCGATTATTATTGAAGAAGCCCGATATTCTTCTATTGGATGAACCAACAAACCATCTTGATGCCGAAACTGTATTATGGCTTGAATCTGAATTAAATCGTTATCCCGGAACTGTAATTGCGGTAACTCACGATAGATATTTTCTTGATAATGTTGCCGGATGGATATTGGAGTTAGATAGAGGAGAAGGAATTCCGTGGAAAGGAAATTACTCTTCTTGGCTTGAACAAAAACAAAATAAATTAAAGCTTGAAGAGAAAAAAGAAACTGAACGACAAAAAACTTTACAACGCGAATTAGATTGGATTAAAATGTCGCCAAGAGGAAGACAAGCAAAATCCAAAGCTAGAATTACTTCTTATGAAAATATGTTGAAGGATGAAAAAGAACAAGCCCAGAAAGAACTTGAAATTTATATTCCAGCCGGACCAAGATTAGGGAATGTTGTAATTCAAGCAGAAAATGTTTCAAAATCGTTTGGTGAGAAATTACTTTTTGAAAATTTAAATTTTTCGCTTCCTCCAGGAGGAATTGTTGGAGTAATTGGTACTAATGGTGCCGGAAAAACAACTTTATTTAGAATGATTATTGAACAAGAAAATGCTGATTCGGGAAATTTTAAAATTGGCGAAACCGTTAAGCTAGCTTATGTTGATCAAAGCAGAGATGTTTTAAAAAGTGATAAATCAGTTTGGGAAATTATTTCTGAAGGCTCTGATATTATTAAATTAGGAAACAGAGAAATGAATTCTCGCGCTTATGTGGGGCAATTTAATTTTGCCGGAGGCGATCAACAGAAAAAAGTTGGAGTTCTTTCCGGAGGTGAAAGAAACAGAGTTCACTTAGCAAGAGTTTTGAAAGAAGGTGCAAATGTAATTTTGTTGGATGAACCTACAAACGATTTAGACGTAAATACAATGCGGGCTTTGGAAGAAGGCTTATTAAATTTTGCCGGCTGCTCAGTTGTTATTAGTCACGATAGATGGTTTTTGGATAGAATCTGTACACACATTTTAGCATTTGAAGGAAATAGTCAAGTTGTTTGGTTTGAAGGAAACTTTTCAGATTATGAAGAAAATAAAAAGGAAAGATTAGGTTCTGCTGCTGATATTCCGCAAAGAATAAAATATAAAAAGTTGGTTAGATAA
- a CDS encoding radical SAM protein — translation MLLLCNYYVTYRCNAFCEFCHFAEHGKFKDSPHATLEDFRNNILQLAKLGVKFIDLTGGEPLLNKDIAEMVSLAKNYRMQTSITTNTLLYKKFAESLASKVNLLHFSLDSPDEEEHNKIRKIDCYNSVLQSVEIAKSIGEFPDILFTVTNDTYKKLPQMHELAAKRDLVLLVNPVFSYFGNPGLSNEAMDFIEEYIDGKLDIYINPSFLTLRRNGGNNIQNPLCKAVSRVIVISPFNEIILPCYHFENDKIKIDKPIKEIMQSEKYKYFLKMEGKFDFCQGCTVNCYFEPSFAFPTNLYGLASVTSKFKYGYNKLVKQKIKKIIRN, via the coding sequence ATGCTTCTTTTATGCAACTACTATGTAACATATAGGTGCAATGCCTTTTGCGAATTTTGTCATTTTGCGGAACATGGAAAATTTAAAGACTCACCTCATGCAACATTGGAAGATTTTAGAAATAATATTTTGCAATTGGCAAAATTGGGAGTGAAATTTATTGACTTAACCGGCGGGGAACCTTTACTAAATAAAGATATTGCTGAAATGGTTTCACTCGCAAAAAATTATAGAATGCAAACCAGCATTACAACAAATACTTTGCTCTATAAAAAGTTTGCAGAATCTTTAGCCAGCAAAGTAAACTTGCTCCATTTTTCTTTAGATTCTCCGGATGAAGAAGAACATAACAAAATTAGAAAAATTGATTGCTACAATTCCGTTTTGCAAAGTGTGGAAATTGCAAAAAGTATTGGAGAATTTCCGGATATACTTTTTACTGTTACAAATGATACTTATAAAAAACTTCCTCAGATGCATGAGTTAGCTGCAAAAAGAGATTTAGTTTTATTGGTTAATCCAGTGTTTTCATATTTTGGAAATCCGGGCTTATCAAACGAAGCAATGGATTTTATTGAAGAATATATAGATGGAAAGTTGGATATTTATATAAATCCTTCCTTTTTAACTTTGAGAAGAAATGGCGGGAACAATATTCAAAATCCTTTGTGCAAAGCAGTTTCACGAGTAATAGTAATTTCTCCGTTTAATGAAATTATTCTTCCATGCTATCATTTTGAAAATGATAAAATTAAAATTGATAAGCCAATTAAAGAAATTATGCAGAGTGAAAAGTATAAATATTTTTTAAAGATGGAAGGAAAATTTGATTTTTGTCAAGGCTGTACGGTTAATTGTTATTTTGAACCATCATTTGCATTCCCAACAAATTTATACGGATTGGCAAGTGTTACTTCCAAATTTAAATATGGATACAATAAATTAGTAAAACAAAAAATTAAAAAAATTATTAGAAATTAA
- a CDS encoding DUF1207 domain-containing protein: MKFVKSVLKFNEIENIILSAIIFFLFLIDINFAQSNWELFPSKLLLQPYTTNTLEPKLGFEVKTNINELSLNVGNSLDILQFKIDEKNILSFGADLFTYTLLRSQSDFHFPVDAVDYLFGFNFGYRKICDKYEFGARLRISHISAHFVDGHFDKDLNQWRDVRNPKVYSREFFELLPYFKINDFRIYAGLTYIYKIDPKNIGQDQYQIGFDYFLTNIISKKITPYLAYDFRLINIYGYTGNNSLQVGIKIGNIADKGFSIYLRYFSGYNIHGEYFDLKENFTAFGFNLDL, translated from the coding sequence ATGAAATTTGTGAAATCAGTTTTAAAATTTAATGAGATAGAAAATATAATTTTGTCGGCAATTATTTTCTTTCTGTTTTTAATAGATATTAATTTTGCTCAATCAAATTGGGAATTATTTCCTTCCAAATTATTATTACAGCCATACACGACAAATACTTTAGAACCAAAATTGGGATTTGAAGTCAAAACAAATATTAATGAATTAAGTCTGAATGTTGGAAATTCATTAGATATTTTACAATTCAAAATAGATGAAAAAAATATATTATCTTTTGGCGCAGATTTGTTTACATATACACTTTTAAGAAGTCAAAGTGATTTTCATTTTCCAGTTGATGCAGTTGATTATTTATTTGGATTTAATTTTGGATATAGAAAAATATGTGATAAATATGAATTTGGCGCAAGGTTAAGAATTAGTCACATTAGCGCTCATTTTGTAGATGGCCATTTTGATAAAGATTTGAATCAATGGAGAGATGTTAGAAATCCGAAAGTTTACAGCAGAGAATTTTTCGAACTTCTTCCATATTTTAAAATTAATGATTTTAGAATTTATGCCGGATTAACTTACATTTATAAAATTGATCCGAAAAATATTGGTCAAGATCAATATCAAATCGGATTTGATTATTTTCTTACAAATATAATTAGTAAAAAAATAACTCCATATTTAGCTTATGATTTTCGCTTAATAAATATTTATGGATATACTGGAAATAATTCATTGCAAGTTGGTATTAAAATTGGAAATATAGCAGATAAAGGATTTAGCATTTATTTAAGATATTTTAGCGGCTACAATATTCACGGTGAATATTTTGATTTAAAAGAAAATTTCACTGCATTTGGTTTCAATTTAGATTTATAG
- a CDS encoding glycosyltransferase: MFEILFIISISLYFIQAILISIGAKKQFKKIDVENLPSATVIVAARNEEKNISECLESLNKLIYPEGKLEIILVDDFSDDQTKSIIEKYITDKPIFKLIQPIKNYGQTLGKARAIANGIEVAKGEIIFTTDADCVVNPNWVKTLASYYTDDVAMVCGYTNQKSDNIFEAVQDIDFIYLLIVAAGSINIWKPISAIGNNMSYRKSAYLEVGGYEKIPFSVTEDFQLLMAIHDHKKYKIIYPLDSEGLVTSKPCLDFKTIFHQKKRWAVGGLNVRLDGAIVIGTAMFVMLLSLLIPFNYSDIALYLLVFKLFTDYFMISNVYKSLKLKLKIINFIAFEIYVPIYFIVTSVNLLFSRKVMWKGRKF, translated from the coding sequence ATGTTTGAAATACTTTTCATAATTAGCATTTCACTTTATTTTATTCAAGCAATTTTAATTTCAATTGGTGCGAAAAAACAATTTAAGAAAATTGATGTTGAAAATCTTCCAAGCGCCACCGTTATTGTGGCAGCAAGAAATGAAGAAAAAAATATAAGCGAATGTTTGGAATCATTGAACAAATTAATTTATCCGGAAGGTAAGTTAGAAATTATTCTCGTCGATGATTTTTCCGATGATCAAACAAAAAGTATAATTGAAAAGTATATTACTGATAAACCGATATTTAAATTAATTCAGCCAATTAAAAATTATGGACAAACACTTGGAAAGGCGAGAGCAATTGCAAATGGAATTGAAGTTGCAAAAGGTGAAATAATTTTTACTACCGACGCAGATTGCGTTGTAAATCCAAATTGGGTTAAAACTTTAGCAAGTTATTACACAGATGATGTTGCAATGGTTTGTGGTTATACAAATCAAAAATCAGATAATATTTTTGAAGCTGTTCAAGATATTGATTTTATCTATTTGCTAATTGTCGCAGCCGGTTCAATAAATATTTGGAAACCGATTTCTGCAATTGGAAATAATATGTCGTACAGAAAATCTGCTTATTTGGAAGTCGGCGGATATGAGAAAATTCCATTTTCCGTAACTGAAGATTTTCAGTTATTAATGGCAATTCATGATCACAAAAAATATAAAATTATTTATCCGCTTGATTCCGAAGGTTTGGTAACTTCAAAACCTTGTCTGGATTTTAAAACAATTTTTCATCAGAAAAAACGCTGGGCAGTTGGCGGATTGAATGTCAGACTCGATGGAGCAATTGTAATTGGAACTGCAATGTTTGTAATGCTGCTTTCACTTTTAATTCCATTTAATTATTCAGATATAGCTTTGTATTTATTAGTATTCAAATTATTTACAGATTATTTCATGATTTCAAATGTTTATAAAAGTCTGAAACTAAAACTTAAAATTATAAATTTTATTGCTTTTGAAATTTACGTACCTATTTATTTTATTGTAACAAGTGTGAACTTATTATTCAGCAGAAAAGTTATGTGGAAAGGTAGGAAATTTTAA
- a CDS encoding polysaccharide deacetylase family protein, which translates to MKWKYNPPSLVKNIFSDFQWNSQISKILITFDDGPNPNTTEIILKELQKNNIKSIFFCVGENLQKYNSLAKEIMNEGHEIGNHTLKHQKITKLNSSEIHSSINLVQKYALEKFDYKIKYFRPPHGRFDFRTKKILNSFHLRNVLWSLLTFDYKNDLNIVKFAVEKYLIQNSIIVLHDSNKSKDIILDSINIIVEESANKKYQIGKPSECLKYFS; encoded by the coding sequence ATGAAATGGAAATATAATCCGCCAAGTTTAGTAAAAAATATTTTTTCTGATTTCCAATGGAATTCTCAAATATCAAAAATATTAATCACTTTTGATGATGGACCAAATCCTAATACAACAGAAATTATTTTGAAAGAATTACAGAAAAATAATATTAAATCAATATTTTTTTGCGTAGGTGAAAATCTTCAGAAGTATAATTCTTTAGCAAAAGAAATTATGAATGAAGGTCACGAAATTGGTAATCATACTTTGAAACATCAGAAAATTACAAAATTAAATTCTTCGGAAATTCATTCTTCGATAAATTTAGTACAAAAATATGCTTTGGAAAAATTTGATTATAAAATAAAATATTTCAGACCTCCGCACGGAAGATTTGATTTTCGTACAAAAAAAATTCTTAATTCATTTCATCTCAGAAATGTGCTTTGGTCTCTTCTCACATTTGATTACAAAAATGATTTAAATATTGTTAAATTTGCCGTAGAAAAATATTTAATACAAAACTCAATAATAGTTTTGCACGATAGCAATAAATCAAAAGATATAATTTTAGATTCGATAAATATTATTGTGGAAGAATCGGCAAATAAAAAATATCAAATTGGAAAACCTTCTGAATGTTTGAAATACTTTTCATAA
- a CDS encoding site-2 protease family protein — translation MGPYDLESLAIGLPYSLSALFILATHEFGHYFAAKFHKVKATLPYFIPIPPIPEFFNFGTMGAVIRTKSEIPNNKAMFDIGVAGPIAGFIASIIVLVYGFTHLPTQDYILAIHPDYFSPDYGKNSLSLEFGNNLLFIFLKNLLTSTNEFVPPMTEVYHYPYLMTGWFGLLITAMNMIPVGQLDGGHIVFSMFGPKIQEAVASISMIFLIIFGISGIVDGLLELSIGFGWTGWLFWAVILYFIIKVKHPPVRYFEKLDWKRKLIGYFSLFILAISFSPSPFYISF, via the coding sequence ATGGGTCCATATGATTTGGAATCTTTAGCAATCGGGCTTCCATATTCTCTTTCGGCGTTATTCATTTTAGCTACTCATGAATTCGGACATTATTTTGCGGCAAAATTTCATAAAGTAAAAGCAACGCTTCCGTATTTTATTCCGATTCCTCCGATTCCGGAGTTTTTTAATTTCGGAACCATGGGCGCAGTGATTAGAACAAAATCGGAAATTCCCAATAACAAAGCAATGTTTGATATTGGAGTTGCCGGACCAATTGCCGGCTTTATTGCATCTATAATTGTTTTGGTTTACGGATTTACTCATCTTCCCACACAAGATTATATTCTCGCAATTCATCCCGATTATTTTTCTCCGGATTACGGCAAAAATTCTTTATCACTTGAATTCGGAAATAATTTACTTTTTATTTTTCTAAAAAATTTATTGACTTCAACAAATGAATTTGTTCCGCCGATGACCGAAGTTTATCATTATCCTTATTTGATGACGGGATGGTTTGGACTTTTAATCACCGCAATGAATATGATTCCGGTTGGACAATTAGACGGCGGACATATTGTATTTAGTATGTTTGGTCCAAAAATTCAAGAAGCAGTTGCAAGTATTTCAATGATATTTTTAATAATATTTGGAATTTCCGGAATTGTTGATGGACTTTTAGAATTGAGTATTGGTTTTGGCTGGACGGGTTGGCTATTTTGGGCAGTAATTCTATACTTTATTATTAAGGTAAAACATCCGCCGGTTAGATATTTTGAAAAACTTGATTGGAAAAGGAAACTAATTGGTTATTTCAGTTTGTTTATTTTGGCAATTTCATTTTCACCGTCACCGTTTTATATTAGCTTTTAA
- a CDS encoding glycosyltransferase: protein MIILFLIFALLGLYYLVFLVKIVDGIRIVKNDLAENENQEFISVIIPFRNEEKNILKSLLSIESQSVPKNQYEIIYIDDNSDDKSFEILNNSITSENVKIIKSDSSLANRAHKKLALTKAIELAKGEIIITTDADCIHGRNWLKTMINKFDSETAFVSGPVEFIDDEELFSKMQRLEFSSLIIVGAALIGIKEPIICNAANLGFRKSVFKLVNGYEDNLNLSSGDDEFLMQKISSQTDYKIKFCFDKNAISYTNPNSTFKDFISQRKRWSSKSFYYVKKSITFMLALIYLFYLSFLIQFLLGLFFNKLFFVSFIFSFLFKVITENQIMRKESIDLFKKVNLKLFILAEILHIPYIIFAGISGLFGNYEWKGRKIKR, encoded by the coding sequence ATGATAATTCTCTTTTTAATATTTGCTTTACTGGGATTATATTATTTAGTCTTTTTAGTTAAGATTGTTGATGGAATTAGAATTGTTAAAAATGATTTAGCTGAAAATGAAAATCAAGAATTTATCAGCGTAATAATTCCTTTTAGAAATGAAGAAAAAAATATTTTAAAAAGTTTGTTAAGTATTGAGTCACAATCAGTTCCTAAAAACCAATATGAAATTATTTATATTGATGATAATTCTGATGATAAATCTTTTGAAATATTAAACAATTCAATTACTTCTGAAAATGTAAAAATCATAAAATCAGATTCAAGTTTAGCAAATCGCGCACATAAAAAACTTGCGTTAACAAAGGCAATAGAATTAGCAAAAGGTGAAATTATTATAACAACTGATGCTGATTGTATTCACGGAAGAAATTGGCTAAAAACAATGATTAATAAATTTGATTCGGAGACAGCTTTTGTTTCCGGTCCGGTTGAATTTATTGATGATGAAGAATTATTTTCAAAAATGCAAAGGTTAGAATTCTCGAGTTTGATTATTGTTGGCGCAGCTTTAATTGGAATTAAAGAACCAATAATTTGCAATGCCGCAAACCTTGGTTTTAGAAAATCAGTTTTCAAATTAGTTAATGGTTATGAAGATAATTTAAATTTATCTTCCGGCGATGATGAATTTTTAATGCAGAAAATATCATCACAAACAGATTATAAAATCAAGTTTTGTTTTGATAAAAATGCAATTAGTTATACAAATCCAAATTCAACTTTTAAAGATTTTATCAGTCAGAGAAAACGTTGGTCAAGTAAAAGTTTTTATTATGTTAAAAAATCAATCACGTTTATGCTGGCTTTAATCTATTTGTTTTATTTAAGTTTTCTAATTCAGTTTTTACTTGGATTATTTTTTAACAAATTATTTTTTGTGAGTTTTATTTTTAGTTTTCTTTTTAAAGTCATAACTGAAAATCAAATAATGCGAAAAGAATCAATAGATTTATTCAAAAAAGTTAATTTGAAATTATTTATTCTTGCAGAAATTTTACACATACCATATATAATATTTGCGGGAATTTCCGGATTATTCGGCAACTACGAATGGAAAGGCAGAAAAATAAAAAGATGA
- a CDS encoding alpha/beta hydrolase encodes MDKNQYSLYFIPGLCFDKRIFENLNLNSQKITYLNWIEPRIKESLSNYVERITQQISNNENKIILIGHSFGGIVVQEISKIINVEKVIIISSIKLSKEKPFSLLMFKHLPVYKLFNKKLVLKTFPLWANLFGYNSDKGKTLFINMLNNCTDNYFRWAFDKIVNWENEKIIHPNLFHIHGTNDKTFPIKLISNPIIVEDGSHFMVNSKAEDLSKILNELIV; translated from the coding sequence ATGGATAAAAATCAATATTCACTATACTTTATTCCCGGCTTATGTTTTGATAAGAGAATTTTTGAAAATCTTAATTTAAATTCACAAAAAATTACTTATCTAAATTGGATTGAACCAAGAATAAAAGAGTCACTTTCAAATTATGTTGAACGAATAACACAACAAATTAGTAATAATGAAAATAAAATAATTTTAATCGGACATTCATTTGGCGGAATTGTTGTTCAAGAAATTTCTAAAATAATTAATGTTGAAAAAGTAATTATCATTTCAAGCATAAAACTTAGTAAGGAAAAACCCTTTTCTTTATTGATGTTTAAGCACTTACCAGTTTATAAATTGTTTAATAAAAAATTGGTTTTAAAAACTTTTCCTTTGTGGGCAAATCTATTTGGATATAATTCAGATAAAGGTAAAACACTTTTTATTAATATGTTAAATAACTGCACTGATAATTATTTTAGATGGGCATTTGATAAAATCGTTAATTGGGAAAATGAAAAAATAATTCACCCAAATTTATTTCATATTCACGGAACAAATGATAAAACATTTCCAATTAAATTAATTTCAAATCCAATTATTGTTGAAGATGGAAGTCACTTTATGGTAAACTCTAAAGCAGAAGATTTAAGTAAAATTTTAAATGAATTGATTGTTTAA
- a CDS encoding flippase-like domain-containing protein, with product MLKNKFKLIAKISIALILLVYLIEYVNYNSIILAMKKSNKVIILVVFLLSFLNIYMQFLKWEIVCNSLLGMKDKNKIWLSLFYGFSGGIATPVRIGEYVGRKLAFENIGLMKVTIATVIEKFTSLILVLFIGSITLIIFLYNYYSSEFAALAFVFFILSVISIFYFVKGIKRSSKFVNYLKEKFLFFKNLFVELRYVKEIGKKSLQKLIMYSIFFYFLYIFQYALLVLAFNNGGNLIFSFWAGTLVMFVKSVLSFISFADLGIRESSSILVLTKMGLSKAVGFNSAIFLFLFNLLIPSIIGLFLLIKKNK from the coding sequence ATGTTAAAAAATAAATTTAAACTAATTGCTAAAATAAGTATAGCCTTAATATTATTGGTCTATTTGATTGAATATGTAAATTATAATTCAATTATTTTGGCGATGAAAAAATCGAATAAAGTAATAATTCTCGTTGTTTTTTTGTTAAGCTTTCTAAATATTTATATGCAATTTCTTAAATGGGAAATAGTATGTAATTCACTGTTAGGAATGAAAGATAAAAATAAAATCTGGCTTTCATTGTTTTATGGATTCAGCGGCGGAATTGCAACCCCGGTGCGTATTGGTGAATATGTTGGTCGTAAATTAGCTTTTGAGAATATTGGATTAATGAAAGTTACAATAGCAACAGTTATTGAAAAATTTACATCATTAATTTTAGTACTTTTTATTGGATCAATAACATTGATAATATTTTTATACAATTATTATTCATCTGAATTTGCAGCTCTTGCATTTGTGTTTTTTATTTTATCAGTTATTTCAATATTTTATTTTGTTAAAGGAATTAAACGATCAAGTAAATTTGTTAATTATCTTAAAGAAAAATTTTTGTTTTTTAAAAACTTATTTGTTGAGCTTAGATATGTAAAGGAAATTGGAAAAAAAAGTTTGCAAAAATTAATTATGTACTCCATCTTTTTTTATTTTCTATACATTTTCCAATATGCACTTTTAGTTTTGGCTTTTAATAACGGCGGAAATTTAATTTTTTCATTCTGGGCCGGAACTTTAGTAATGTTTGTAAAAAGTGTTTTATCTTTTATTTCTTTTGCCGATTTGGGAATTAGAGAAAGTTCATCAATTTTAGTTTTAACAAAAATGGGTTTATCAAAAGCGGTAGGATTTAATTCCGCAATATTTTTATTTCTATTTAATCTTCTCATCCCATCTATAATTGGTTTATTCTTACTTATCAAAAAAAATAAATGA